A window from Carassius gibelio isolate Cgi1373 ecotype wild population from Czech Republic chromosome B3, carGib1.2-hapl.c, whole genome shotgun sequence encodes these proteins:
- the LOC127952365 gene encoding zona pellucida sperm-binding protein 3-like isoform X2, with protein sequence MGFGQVGFGFGLVFLFVLGFSEAQWSPSERSDWTPGDFMPRAKVQKTDSRMPQIPKKHGPSKPASAPQRFPVQALAKSDFRRPSQDVFGVQSKEQMLGPVTKLTWQFPSLPEEPQQPVIPFDPRHFVPPNSVAAQCREGSIYVEVKKDFFGIGKLVSSSALTLGGCTATGEDPSAQVLVFESGLHGCGSVVMVTNDELVYTFKLLHTPQEALLGVPIVRSISAVVGIECHYSRKHNVSSDSLVPRWVPYTSMEAAEEVFVFSLKLMTDDWRFERPYNQYFLGDIINLEASVLSYSHVPIRVFVDRCMATIVPDVTSVPRYSFIENNGCLVDAKLTGSRSHFMPRTQGDKLQLQLEAFRFQQPDSGLVYITCMVKVAVATTTPNPEQKACSFSANGWVSADGSDQVCGCCDSTCSNRRGSDQPHKDLWWDKSSVGPISVKESGHGQK encoded by the exons GTGACTTTATGCCTAGGGCAAAAGTTCAGAAGACCGACTCTAGGATGCCTCAAATTCCCAAGAAACATGGCCCCAGTAAACCTGCATCTGCCCCACAAAGATTTCCTGTCCAAGCACTAGCCAAGAGTGACTTTAGGAGGCCTTCTCAAGATGTTTTTGGTGTTCAGTCAAAAGAACAGATGCTGGGTCCAGTGACAAAACTGACATGGCAGTTTCCAAGCCTGCCAGAAGAACCACAGCAGCCAGTCATCCCTTTTGATCCGCGTCACTTTGTCCCTCCCAACAGCGTAGCGGCTCAGTGTAGAGAGGGTTCCATATATGTGGAAGTCAAGAAAGACTTCTTTGGGATTGGGAAGCTAGTGAGCTCCTCTGCTCTTACACTGGGAGGCTGTACTGCAACTGGAGAAGACCCTTCTGCTCAAGTGCTTGTCTTTGAATCTGGATTGCATGGATGTGGCAGTGTAGTGATG GTGACTAACgatgagcttgtctacaccttCAAACTCCTCCACACCCCTCAAGAGGCTTTACTTGGTGTTCCTATTGTTCGGAGCATTAGTGCAGTGGTTGGAATCGAGTGTCACTATTCAAG AAAGCATAATGTGAGCAGCGATTCCTTAGTGCCCCGTTGGGTCCCATATACCTCTATGGAAGCTGCAGAGGAGGTCTTCGTCTTCTCCCTCAAGCTCATGACCG ATGACTGGAGATTCGAGAGGCCTTATAACCAATACTTCCTGGGTGACATCATAAACCTTGAAGCATCTGTGCTTTCATACAGCCATGTTCCCATCCGTGTGTTTGTGGACCGCTGTATGGCTACAATTGTCCCTGATGTCACATCTGTCCCCAGATACTCCTTTATTGAGAACAATGG GTGCCTGGTTGATGCCAAGCTCACAGGCTCCAGATCTCACTTCATGCCTCGAACTCAAGGTGACAAGTTGCAGCTTCAGCTAGAGGCTTTCAGGTTCCAGCAACCAGACAGTGGACTG GTTTACATCACCTGCATGGTGAAGGTGGCCGTAGCAACAACGACTCCAAATCCTGAACAGAAAGCttgttccttctctgctaatgg TTGGGTGTCTGCAGATGGTTCTGACCAGGTGTGTGGCTGCTGTGACTCAACGTGTAGTAACCGAAGAGGAAGTGACCAGCCCCATAAAG atcTGTGGTGGGATAAGTCCTCTGTTGGGCCCATCAGTGTTAAGGAATCTGGCCATGGCCAAAAATAA